From the genome of Gracilibacillus salitolerans, one region includes:
- the mgrA gene encoding L-glyceraldehyde 3-phosphate reductase, with the protein MTFIANPKRYHEIPYNRCGNSGIKLPAISFGLWNNFGGEDTLENQRRMLMKAFDLGITHFDLANNYGPPPGAAEKNFGRILKEDFSQYRDEMIISTKAGFRMWDGPYGDWGSRKYLISSLDQSLQRMNLDYVDIFYHHRPDPETPLEETMAALDQTVRQGKALYVGISNYNAEQTKQAIDILKAQGTPFIIHQAAYSMLDRTIENGLTDVLDEHGIGCIAYVPLAQGLLTDKYLSGIPKDSRAAKEFIPFLNERDVSSDKLQKIKALNTIAHDRGQSLAQMALVWVLQEKSVVSALIGASRVSQIEENVKALNNTTFTQEELDTINDILN; encoded by the coding sequence ATGACGTTTATTGCTAATCCAAAACGTTACCATGAAATACCGTATAACCGTTGTGGTAACTCAGGTATCAAGCTCCCGGCCATCTCCTTTGGCCTATGGAACAACTTTGGTGGAGAGGATACATTAGAGAATCAGCGTAGAATGTTAATGAAAGCATTTGATTTAGGTATCACTCATTTTGACCTTGCTAATAATTATGGGCCACCTCCAGGGGCAGCAGAGAAAAACTTTGGCCGCATTCTCAAGGAGGATTTTTCTCAGTACCGAGATGAAATGATCATCTCAACAAAAGCGGGCTTCAGAATGTGGGATGGGCCGTATGGTGATTGGGGATCTCGAAAGTATTTAATCTCGAGCCTTGATCAAAGCTTACAGCGCATGAACCTCGACTATGTGGATATATTCTACCACCACCGTCCTGATCCAGAGACACCTCTTGAAGAAACAATGGCCGCTCTCGATCAAACAGTCCGACAAGGAAAAGCACTTTATGTCGGCATCTCCAACTATAACGCTGAACAAACAAAGCAAGCGATTGACATATTAAAAGCACAAGGTACACCTTTTATCATCCATCAAGCCGCTTATTCCATGCTTGATCGTACAATAGAAAATGGCTTAACAGATGTGCTGGATGAACATGGGATTGGCTGTATTGCATATGTACCATTAGCTCAGGGGCTATTGACAGACAAATACTTAAGTGGCATTCCAAAAGATTCTCGTGCAGCAAAGGAATTTATACCTTTTTTAAATGAACGTGATGTATCTTCTGATAAACTACAAAAGATCAAAGCATTAAATACGATTGCCCACGATCGTGGACAAAGCTTAGCACAAATGGCTCTCGTCTGGGTATTACAGGAAAAATCAGTTGTTTCTGCATTAATTGGCGCAAGTCGTGTCAGCCAAATCGAAGAAAATGTAAAAGCATTAAATAACACTACTTTTACGCAGGAAGAACTGGATACAATTAATGATATTTTAAATTAA
- a CDS encoding tripartite tricarboxylate transporter TctB family protein — translation MLQGVNRKIGLILALLSIGYLYMSYQLPTYPYIPVDADAVPKTLGWVLLVLSVALIFSKDSDSEEQKAKRRIPKKDVKALLGVGALLLIYIMLFETLGFIIMTVLFVYFCSWFLGYKNHIVNAIVSIVFPIALYSIFVFMLQIKLPQGILPF, via the coding sequence ATGTTACAAGGGGTTAATCGTAAAATTGGCTTAATCTTAGCTCTATTATCAATAGGTTATTTATATATGAGTTATCAATTGCCAACCTATCCATATATTCCAGTAGATGCGGATGCCGTTCCAAAGACATTGGGATGGGTTTTATTAGTATTATCGGTTGCTCTAATTTTTTCTAAAGATAGTGATTCAGAAGAGCAAAAGGCAAAGCGTCGAATTCCTAAAAAAGATGTTAAAGCCTTATTGGGTGTAGGTGCATTACTCTTAATCTACATTATGTTATTTGAAACACTTGGTTTTATCATTATGACTGTTTTGTTCGTTTATTTTTGTTCATGGTTTTTAGGTTATAAAAACCATATTGTGAATGCAATTGTATCAATTGTGTTTCCGATAGCTCTATATAGTATTTTTGTTTTTATGCTTCAAATTAAACTACCACAAGGAATACTACCGTTTTAA
- a CDS encoding DUF421 domain-containing protein codes for MFVDLHFIWKAIVVVIGGILILRLAGRKSISQLTVAQTVMMIAVGSLIIQPVGDRNIWITMVITFLMVSTLLFIEYIVLKSDTLETFIYGKSLIVVEDGQINESNLKKLRLTVDMLEVRLRQQNIQHFSDLKWATIESNGQLGYMLKSNKQYATKEDIEMLKSLIESNQSNPPNERGQTNASVPDNIFTEVKNREHIEKPKENLD; via the coding sequence ATGTTTGTGGATTTACATTTCATATGGAAAGCTATTGTCGTCGTCATAGGAGGCATCCTGATTTTGCGGTTAGCTGGAAGAAAATCAATCTCACAGCTTACCGTTGCTCAGACTGTCATGATGATAGCTGTTGGTTCATTGATTATTCAACCTGTTGGCGACAGGAACATTTGGATTACAATGGTGATCACCTTTCTAATGGTAAGTACTCTTCTCTTTATTGAGTATATCGTTTTGAAATCGGATACGCTTGAGACTTTTATTTATGGTAAATCACTTATAGTAGTCGAAGACGGCCAAATTAATGAAAGCAATTTAAAGAAGCTACGGTTAACGGTTGATATGCTTGAAGTACGTCTGAGACAACAAAACATTCAGCATTTTTCTGATTTAAAATGGGCTACAATCGAATCGAACGGACAGTTAGGATATATGTTAAAGTCTAATAAACAATATGCTACGAAAGAGGATATTGAGATGCTGAAATCGCTGATCGAATCAAATCAATCTAACCCTCCTAATGAAAGAGGGCAAACCAACGCAAGTGTTCCAGATAACATATTTACTGAGGTTAAAAATAGAGAGCATATAGAAAAACCAAAAGAGAATTTGGATTAA
- a CDS encoding response regulator, with amino-acid sequence MLKVAITEDDYRVASIHEGFLKHIEDCEVVFKSLTADDTLDKLQGTDVDLILLDTYMPDRLGTEIIEEIKEIKPDIGIIMISAGTDKEIVREALKKGIFDYIIKPVSLERFVDTVKKFKQFYEEIDKKDEVDQKLLDTYFGRSSTVFSEPDQNTPKGIDPLTLKKVKEILKDAKGVTAEEMGRQMGASRTTARRYLEYLISEGECQAELEYGIVGRPERKYYQS; translated from the coding sequence ATGTTGAAAGTAGCGATTACGGAAGACGATTATCGTGTGGCGTCTATTCATGAAGGTTTTCTTAAACATATTGAAGATTGTGAAGTGGTCTTTAAATCACTGACAGCTGACGATACATTGGACAAACTCCAGGGTACGGATGTTGATTTGATTTTACTCGACACTTATATGCCTGATCGATTAGGAACAGAAATTATTGAGGAAATTAAAGAAATTAAACCAGACATCGGGATTATTATGATTAGTGCGGGAACTGATAAAGAAATTGTCCGAGAAGCCTTAAAAAAGGGTATATTCGATTATATTATTAAACCTGTCAGTCTGGAACGTTTTGTTGATACGGTTAAAAAGTTCAAACAGTTTTATGAAGAGATAGACAAAAAGGACGAGGTTGACCAAAAGTTACTAGATACGTATTTCGGGCGAAGTAGTACAGTCTTTAGTGAACCTGATCAAAATACTCCTAAAGGAATCGATCCCTTAACATTGAAAAAAGTAAAAGAGATTCTAAAGGACGCTAAAGGTGTTACAGCTGAAGAAATGGGGCGTCAAATGGGGGCATCTCGAACAACAGCTAGAAGGTATCTAGAATATTTAATCTCAGAGGGTGAGTGCCAAGCGGAATTAGAATACGGAATTGTTGGCAGACCCGAACGGAAATATTATCAGAGCTAG
- a CDS encoding tripartite tricarboxylate transporter permease — MGAIEGILTGFEVAFSWEGILFVLLGVFVGTFIGMLPGLGPISAIAIMIPITYGMDPTLALVMMAGVYYGAVFGGSTSSILLNAPGISGTVASSFDGYPMAQQGKAGKALAIAAISSFAGGTISVVLLMIFAPMLASVAISFGPPAYFALMLLGLTAIASLSEGSTIKALISAVVGFMIATIGIDPQTGTGRFTFGSMNLLDGIDFLVIALGLFAIAEVCYLVMSRHKSATGSGKEIGSLKLSKDDVKEMSGPVGRQSLLGFILGILPGAGATIASFISYIAEKRIAKKPEEFGKGSVKGLAAPEASNNAATSGAFVPLLSLGIPGSGTTAVMLGAFLVLGLQPGPMLMGDRPEVFWGIIASMYIGNIFLLVLNLPLIPYIARILTIPRPLLISLVLMFSLIGVYAISFSVFDLYLLLAFGVIGFLMRMFAFPAPPFILAFILGGMMEQSFRQSMTISNGSISIMFENNISLVLIILSVLSFAFPIAKSIWSKKKAS, encoded by the coding sequence ATGGGAGCTATTGAAGGAATTTTAACAGGTTTTGAAGTGGCCTTTAGTTGGGAAGGTATTCTATTCGTATTATTAGGTGTGTTTGTAGGTACATTTATCGGAATGCTACCTGGACTTGGTCCTATTAGTGCGATTGCGATAATGATTCCGATTACGTACGGAATGGATCCGACTTTAGCGCTGGTTATGATGGCAGGTGTTTATTATGGTGCGGTATTTGGTGGTTCGACATCCTCTATATTGTTGAATGCGCCAGGCATTTCAGGAACTGTTGCATCATCATTTGATGGATACCCGATGGCGCAGCAGGGTAAAGCAGGGAAAGCACTAGCGATTGCGGCTATCTCCTCATTTGCCGGTGGAACCATTAGTGTTGTATTACTGATGATTTTTGCACCGATGTTGGCGAGTGTGGCGATCTCGTTTGGACCACCTGCTTATTTCGCTTTAATGTTACTAGGTCTTACTGCCATTGCTAGTTTATCAGAAGGCTCAACGATTAAAGCACTTATTTCAGCAGTTGTTGGTTTTATGATTGCAACAATTGGAATTGATCCTCAAACAGGAACAGGTCGATTCACATTTGGTAGCATGAATTTATTAGATGGTATTGATTTTCTAGTCATTGCTTTAGGGTTATTTGCCATTGCAGAAGTTTGTTATTTAGTTATGAGTCGTCATAAATCTGCAACTGGTTCTGGAAAAGAAATTGGCAGCTTAAAATTATCTAAAGATGATGTGAAGGAAATGAGTGGTCCGGTGGGCCGCCAATCTTTACTTGGATTTATCTTAGGTATTTTACCAGGTGCCGGTGCAACTATTGCATCGTTTATTAGTTACATTGCTGAGAAGCGAATTGCTAAGAAGCCAGAAGAGTTTGGAAAAGGATCGGTTAAAGGGCTAGCTGCTCCAGAAGCATCTAACAATGCTGCGACTAGTGGTGCGTTTGTACCGTTATTAAGTCTTGGTATTCCAGGTTCAGGTACGACAGCCGTTATGTTAGGTGCATTCTTAGTATTAGGATTACAACCAGGACCAATGTTAATGGGAGATCGCCCTGAAGTTTTCTGGGGTATTATTGCTAGTATGTATATCGGTAACATTTTTCTATTGGTCTTAAATTTACCATTAATTCCTTATATCGCTAGAATTTTAACCATTCCTAGACCACTATTAATTTCGTTAGTCTTAATGTTTAGTTTAATTGGGGTATATGCAATTAGTTTCAGTGTTTTTGACTTGTATTTATTATTAGCATTCGGTGTCATCGGTTTCTTGATGCGAATGTTTGCATTCCCAGCTCCACCTTTTATTTTAGCGTTTATCCTAGGTGGTATGATGGAACAATCTTTTAGACAATCGATGACAATTTCCAATGGAAGTATTTCTATTATGTTTGAAAACAATATTTCACTCGTTTTAATTATTTTATCTGTGCTTTCATTTGCCTTCCCGATTGCCAAAAGTATCTGGTCTAAGAAAAAAGCTAGTTAA
- a CDS encoding tripartite tricarboxylate transporter substrate binding protein, whose translation MKKLLALSIFVLMLMFLAACGGEDTSSNDDNVNDEDTKENSGEDNGEWTPSESIEVVAPAGAGGGWDTTARMSAQVLTEEGLIDQDMGVVNKEGAGGAMGWAYMAEQEGSNHNLFVSSSPILLVPLNGQSEYGHEDFTPIANVIADYGAFAVAKDAKWDNLNELFEDMKEDPQSVTIVGTSAPGSMDHIQFVRFAKAAGVDITKIKYVSAPDAGGVTQVLNGSADVFSTGVAEVAEQVRADKLKVLAVTSEERLDGEVLSTFPTAKEQGIDETFVNWRGFFGPKDMDPAAVEYYENKFKELSDSEAFANVRSNYGWNEMYMGSEEYKQFLDEEKENLKSILEELGLLE comes from the coding sequence ATGAAGAAATTATTAGCATTATCCATATTTGTATTAATGTTAATGTTCTTAGCTGCATGTGGTGGTGAAGACACGTCATCAAATGATGACAATGTAAACGATGAAGATACTAAAGAAAACTCTGGTGAAGACAATGGTGAATGGACACCTTCAGAGTCTATCGAAGTTGTTGCTCCAGCAGGTGCTGGTGGCGGTTGGGATACAACGGCTCGAATGTCAGCACAAGTTTTAACTGAAGAAGGTCTGATCGATCAAGACATGGGTGTTGTTAACAAAGAAGGTGCTGGAGGTGCTATGGGTTGGGCTTACATGGCTGAACAAGAAGGTAGTAACCACAACTTATTCGTATCATCTTCACCAATTTTATTAGTTCCATTAAATGGCCAGTCTGAATACGGACATGAAGATTTTACTCCAATTGCAAACGTGATTGCTGACTACGGTGCTTTTGCAGTTGCTAAAGATGCAAAATGGGATAATTTAAATGAACTATTTGAGGATATGAAAGAAGATCCGCAAAGTGTAACAATTGTTGGTACATCTGCTCCTGGCAGTATGGACCACATTCAGTTCGTACGCTTCGCTAAAGCAGCAGGTGTAGATATTACAAAAATTAAATATGTTTCTGCTCCAGATGCTGGTGGTGTGACTCAAGTATTAAACGGAAGTGCTGATGTATTCTCAACAGGTGTAGCTGAAGTTGCTGAGCAAGTTCGAGCAGATAAACTTAAAGTTCTTGCCGTAACATCTGAAGAACGTTTAGACGGTGAAGTGCTTTCAACGTTCCCAACGGCTAAAGAGCAGGGAATCGATGAAACATTCGTAAACTGGAGAGGCTTCTTTGGTCCAAAAGATATGGACCCGGCAGCTGTTGAATATTACGAAAATAAATTTAAAGAGTTAAGTGATTCTGAAGCGTTCGCTAATGTTCGTTCAAACTATGGTTGGAACGAAATGTACATGGGCAGTGAAGAATACAAACAATTCTTAGATGAAGAAAAAGAGAATCTAAAAAGTATTCTTGAAGAATTAGGTTTATTAGAATAA
- the rlmH gene encoding 23S rRNA (pseudouridine(1915)-N(3))-methyltransferase RlmH gives MKISIVAVGKLKEKYLKQGIQEYMKRLGAYANMEIIEVPDEKAPENMSEAEQEEVKRKEGERILSKISPDAYVISLEIMGQMPTSEKFAEKIEQLMIHGKSKIVFVIGGSLGLSKEVSDRSDYALSFSKMTLPHQLMRLVLLEQVYRAMRIMKGEPYHK, from the coding sequence ATGAAGATTTCGATTGTAGCGGTAGGAAAGTTAAAAGAGAAATATTTAAAACAGGGTATACAAGAGTATATGAAAAGATTGGGCGCTTATGCCAATATGGAAATAATTGAAGTGCCAGATGAGAAAGCACCAGAGAATATGAGTGAAGCGGAACAAGAGGAAGTAAAACGAAAAGAGGGCGAACGAATCCTGTCGAAAATTTCCCCAGATGCTTACGTTATTTCCCTGGAAATAATGGGACAAATGCCAACATCCGAGAAATTTGCCGAAAAAATAGAGCAATTAATGATTCATGGCAAAAGTAAGATCGTTTTTGTTATCGGTGGTTCGTTGGGATTGAGTAAGGAAGTTAGCGATCGAAGTGATTATGCGCTGTCTTTTTCTAAGATGACATTGCCTCATCAGTTGATGCGATTGGTTTTGTTGGAGCAGGTTTATCGGGCGATGAGGATTATGAAGGGGGAACCGTACCATAAATAG
- a CDS encoding ATP-binding protein, with protein sequence MAKKFSLKTKILTLIISLLLFVTILVTGIYGYIEWNQTKNAMGERALIVATSISLMPEVIDAFELDEPSEVIQPIAEKIRDKVGAEFIVVGNKNSIRYSHTQEFKIGRKMVGGDNDQALIHGEYYKSEAVGSLGPSLRGKAPIFNDQGEIIGLVSVGFMLEDIRGTIYDRLKVLYITGLGVLGLGIIGGVFLTRSIRNDILGLEPHEIVSLYRERKAVLRSVKEGIIAIDSDGIITILNYSARKMLGLTEDVKFKHINEVLPNTKMFTVLHEGKADVDDEMILRDRVVIVNRTPIYENGEAVGVVASFRDKTEIQQMLNALSEVKSYSQDLRAQTHEYTNKLYVLSGLLQLGNYQEAIDLIQEEYEQHQHQTKTLFKYIEDQTVQAILLGKIGKASEKKVELIIDENSSLSQLPKHINTSKMITILGNLLDNAIEAVSDGESKKVNFFATDIGNDIIFEVSDEGYGIPADLQSKIFEKSFSTKGADDRGYGLSIVEEVVEELRGNIEVQSKEGEGTVFTVYLPKQVEEGDDAKC encoded by the coding sequence ATGGCTAAAAAATTTTCATTAAAAACAAAAATTTTAACCTTAATCATCTCCCTTTTATTATTTGTGACTATTTTGGTTACAGGTATTTATGGTTACATAGAATGGAATCAGACGAAGAACGCAATGGGTGAACGTGCTTTAATTGTTGCAACGTCCATCTCGTTGATGCCTGAAGTCATTGATGCGTTTGAATTAGACGAACCATCTGAAGTCATTCAGCCGATAGCAGAAAAAATCAGGGATAAGGTTGGTGCAGAATTTATCGTTGTTGGTAACAAGAATAGTATACGTTATTCACATACCCAAGAGTTTAAAATTGGTCGAAAAATGGTCGGAGGCGATAATGATCAGGCACTTATACATGGTGAGTATTATAAATCTGAAGCCGTAGGGTCATTAGGTCCATCACTTCGAGGTAAGGCACCTATTTTTAACGATCAAGGTGAGATTATAGGTCTTGTTTCTGTTGGGTTTATGCTGGAAGATATCCGTGGAACGATTTATGATCGGCTGAAAGTTTTATATATAACCGGATTAGGTGTTTTAGGCTTAGGGATTATCGGAGGAGTATTTTTAACCCGAAGTATACGTAATGATATTTTAGGGTTAGAACCTCATGAAATTGTGTCTTTATATCGTGAACGTAAAGCCGTATTGCGCTCAGTAAAAGAGGGTATTATTGCCATTGATTCTGATGGTATTATCACGATTTTAAATTATTCAGCTAGAAAGATGTTAGGTTTGACTGAAGATGTGAAGTTTAAACATATTAATGAAGTTCTACCAAATACCAAAATGTTTACAGTACTTCATGAAGGAAAAGCAGATGTAGATGATGAGATGATACTAAGGGATCGGGTAGTAATCGTTAACCGCACGCCGATTTATGAAAATGGAGAAGCGGTTGGGGTGGTTGCTAGTTTTAGAGATAAAACTGAAATCCAACAGATGTTAAATGCTCTATCTGAAGTGAAAAGTTATTCCCAGGACTTACGTGCTCAAACACATGAATATACAAATAAACTATACGTTCTATCGGGGTTACTACAGCTTGGAAATTATCAGGAAGCGATTGATCTAATTCAAGAGGAGTATGAACAACATCAACACCAAACGAAAACACTATTCAAATATATTGAGGATCAAACGGTCCAAGCTATTCTTTTAGGAAAGATAGGCAAGGCATCAGAGAAAAAAGTAGAACTAATCATTGATGAGAATAGTTCATTATCTCAGTTACCTAAACACATTAATACATCTAAAATGATTACAATCTTAGGCAACCTATTAGATAATGCCATTGAAGCAGTAAGTGATGGTGAAAGTAAGAAGGTTAATTTCTTTGCAACAGATATAGGGAATGATATTATTTTTGAAGTAAGCGATGAAGGTTATGGCATCCCAGCTGATCTCCAGAGTAAAATTTTTGAAAAAAGTTTTTCAACTAAGGGAGCTGATGACCGAGGTTATGGATTATCTATTGTGGAAGAAGTTGTAGAAGAACTACGTGGAAATATTGAAGTGCAAAGTAAAGAAGGAGAAGGTACGGTTTTCACTGTTTACTTACCAAAGCAAGTAGAAGAAGGTGACGATGCGAAATGTTGA
- a CDS encoding Lin0512 family protein: MEKIIFIETGTGIDVHGQNVTKACLRAVENAIHYNSMPGIAEYLPENNLHNMKVNVRLAVPIDKEKVDVELVKKEIPYGTVTVEVIDGGMATTSGIVLEEKEDKNDLMYIVNAAVEVGY; the protein is encoded by the coding sequence GTGGAAAAAATCATATTTATTGAAACAGGAACTGGAATAGATGTACATGGACAAAATGTGACCAAAGCCTGTCTTCGTGCTGTTGAAAATGCCATCCACTACAATTCCATGCCTGGAATTGCAGAATACCTGCCAGAAAACAACCTTCACAACATGAAAGTTAATGTTAGACTAGCCGTTCCCATCGACAAAGAAAAAGTAGATGTAGAGCTAGTCAAAAAAGAAATACCATATGGAACCGTGACAGTTGAAGTGATTGATGGCGGTATGGCGACCACATCTGGTATTGTTCTCGAAGAAAAAGAAGACAAGAACGATCTGATGTATATTGTCAATGCAGCTGTAGAAGTAGGCTATTAA
- the pckA gene encoding phosphoenolpyruvate carboxykinase (ATP): MRNMKTLNEMDALYSRKVYNNLSVSELVEKSISLKESILTEKGALHAYTGEFTGRSPKDKYIVEDSVTKGRVKWGKINQPISEQTFDSLYKKALAYMSGRELFMFEGAAGADPNHQISIRVINELAWHNLFVKQLLIQHEEHDSGKKEPDFSIICLPGLKADPMKDELHSETFISISFERRIVLIGGTAYAGEMKKSVFSVLNFLLPFEGILPMHCSANMGDSPDDVALFFGLSGTGKTTLSADPNRKLIGDDEHGWSDTGVFNFEGGCYAKCIGLSQEQEPQIWRAIKYGSVLENVVIDPETRLLDFDANTYTENTRAAYSIENIPGAVSPSIAGHPKVIIFLTADAFGVLPPISKLKKEQAMYHFLSGYTSKLAGTERGVTEPEATFSTCFGEPFLPLDPNIYAELLGKKIDDHDVRVYLVNTGWSGGAYGVGERIKLANTRTMVRAAINGDLEKVNYQQDSHFGLFIPETIAGVPTEILNPRQTWGNKNAYDKKAQELAERFISNFERFSNVMPEIKQAGPKI, encoded by the coding sequence ATGAGAAATATGAAGACGCTTAATGAGATGGATGCGCTTTATTCTAGAAAGGTATACAATAACTTATCTGTATCAGAGCTAGTCGAAAAGTCCATTTCGCTAAAGGAATCAATACTAACAGAGAAAGGGGCGCTTCATGCCTATACAGGAGAGTTTACAGGTAGGTCACCAAAGGATAAATATATTGTAGAAGATTCCGTTACAAAAGGACGGGTGAAGTGGGGGAAAATCAACCAACCGATTTCTGAGCAAACATTTGATTCACTTTACAAAAAAGCGTTAGCCTATATGTCTGGTCGAGAGCTGTTTATGTTTGAAGGAGCAGCCGGTGCTGACCCAAACCACCAAATCTCCATTCGGGTGATCAATGAATTAGCCTGGCATAATCTATTCGTGAAGCAACTATTAATTCAACATGAAGAGCATGATTCAGGAAAAAAGGAACCTGATTTTTCAATAATTTGTCTGCCTGGATTAAAAGCCGATCCAATGAAGGATGAGCTTCATTCAGAAACATTCATATCTATTTCATTTGAAAGAAGAATCGTGCTCATTGGCGGTACTGCCTACGCAGGTGAAATGAAAAAATCTGTATTCAGTGTGCTTAATTTTTTGTTGCCATTTGAAGGCATATTGCCTATGCATTGTTCTGCTAATATGGGTGACAGTCCTGACGATGTGGCATTGTTTTTTGGCTTATCAGGAACAGGAAAAACAACACTGTCAGCAGATCCAAATCGTAAGCTTATCGGTGATGATGAGCATGGCTGGTCCGATACCGGTGTCTTTAATTTTGAAGGGGGCTGTTATGCTAAATGTATCGGGCTATCTCAGGAACAAGAACCACAAATATGGAGGGCAATTAAATATGGTTCTGTTTTAGAGAACGTAGTGATTGATCCTGAAACTAGATTGTTAGATTTTGATGCTAACACATATACGGAAAACACCCGTGCTGCTTATTCGATTGAAAACATCCCTGGAGCGGTTAGCCCGAGCATTGCTGGTCATCCGAAAGTGATTATTTTTCTTACAGCGGATGCATTCGGTGTACTTCCGCCGATTTCGAAGTTGAAGAAAGAACAGGCTATGTATCATTTCTTGAGCGGGTATACATCGAAACTTGCTGGTACGGAGAGGGGCGTTACGGAACCGGAAGCTACTTTTTCCACCTGTTTTGGTGAACCGTTCCTACCGCTTGACCCTAATATATATGCTGAGTTACTTGGTAAAAAAATTGATGACCATGATGTACGTGTTTATCTTGTAAATACTGGGTGGTCCGGCGGTGCATATGGAGTCGGTGAAAGAATAAAATTAGCAAACACTCGTACCATGGTTCGGGCAGCAATTAATGGTGATTTGGAGAAAGTTAATTACCAACAAGATTCTCATTTCGGTTTATTTATTCCAGAAACAATAGCAGGGGTTCCGACAGAAATATTAAACCCTCGTCAAACATGGGGAAACAAAAACGCTTATGACAAAAAAGCACAAGAGTTAGCAGAAAGGTTTATTTCCAATTTCGAACGCTTTTCTAATGTAATGCCAGAAATAAAACAAGCAGGACCGAAAATTTAA
- the manA gene encoding mannose-6-phosphate isomerase, class I gives MYQEPIFLQPIFQERIWGGQKLHTEFHYTIPYEKTGEAWAISAHENGPSKIINGELKGQTLLHAWNNHGELFNKTVDNKEAYPLLIKILDANDNLSVQVHPDDQYAREVANEAYGKTECWYVLSAEEEAELIIGHHAQTREELENMIDQGKWDDLLRRVKVKAGDFVYVPSGTIHAIGKGIVILETQQSSDITYRVYDYDRTDAAGNTRELHLKEAKEVTTVPHETPQLTQEVVDKQGLTEKKLVEEKYFTVYHWDLNGEAELERTADFLQVSIVEGEATITTDNQTHNIKKGDHFIIPATIQYYKLAGNATFIVSHTS, from the coding sequence ATGTATCAAGAACCAATTTTCCTCCAACCGATTTTTCAGGAACGGATATGGGGTGGGCAGAAATTACATACAGAATTTCACTATACTATTCCTTATGAAAAAACAGGGGAAGCATGGGCAATTTCTGCTCATGAGAATGGCCCAAGTAAAATTATAAATGGTGAATTAAAAGGTCAAACCTTATTACATGCATGGAATAATCATGGTGAATTATTTAATAAAACTGTGGATAACAAGGAAGCTTATCCACTGTTAATTAAAATTTTGGATGCGAATGACAATCTTTCTGTACAAGTACACCCTGATGATCAATATGCAAGAGAAGTAGCTAATGAAGCTTATGGAAAGACAGAATGCTGGTATGTACTAAGTGCGGAAGAAGAAGCTGAATTAATCATCGGCCACCATGCACAAACAAGAGAAGAATTAGAAAATATGATTGATCAGGGCAAGTGGGATGATTTATTACGTCGTGTCAAAGTTAAAGCAGGCGATTTCGTCTATGTACCAAGTGGAACGATTCATGCCATTGGTAAAGGGATTGTTATTTTAGAAACACAGCAAAGCTCGGATATTACCTATCGAGTGTATGACTACGATCGAACCGATGCAGCAGGTAATACAAGAGAATTACATTTAAAAGAAGCGAAAGAAGTAACGACTGTTCCACATGAAACACCGCAATTAACCCAAGAAGTTGTGGATAAACAAGGACTAACAGAGAAAAAGTTAGTAGAAGAAAAATATTTTACCGTTTATCATTGGGATTTAAATGGCGAAGCGGAGTTGGAAAGAACGGCAGACTTCCTGCAAGTGAGCATCGTAGAAGGAGAAGCTACTATTACGACAGATAACCAAACACACAACATTAAAAAAGGTGATCACTTCATTATTCCGGCAACGATTCAGTATTATAAATTAGCAGGTAATGCAACATTTATTGTTTCACATACGTCTTAA